CGCCGGGGGCCTTTCCTACGGCAACCAGCGGCTGCTCGAAGTCGCCCGCGCCCTGGCCTCAGACCCGCGCCTGCTCATTCTTGACGAGCCCGCTGGCGGCATGAACGACCAGGAAACCGCCGCCCTGGTGGACACCATCGCGGCCATACGCGACAGAGGCATCACCGTGCTGCTCATTGAGCACGACATGCGTCTGGTCATGAAAATCTGTGAAAAACTGGTGGTGCTGGAACACGGCACCATGATCGCCCAGGGCGAGCCTGAGGCCGTGCGCCGCAATCCGGCCGTGGTTGAAGCCTACCTGGGCGTAGAAGACGAGAAGTGGTGAGCCATGTCCCTGCTGCAACTGTCGAATATACGGGTCAGCTACGGCAGCGTCGAAGTGCTGCACGGCATTGATCTGCGGGTGGAAGAGGGCGAGATCGTCACCATTCTCGGAGCCAACGGCGCTGGCAAAAGCACCACTTTGCTTTCCATCAGCGGACTTGTGCGGCCCTCGTCGGGCGAGATTCTTTTTGACGGGCAGGATTTGCTGCGTCTGCCAAGCCACAAGGTCGTGGGTCTGGGCATTGCCCAGTCGCCCGAAGGGCGGCGGGTTTTCGGCGTCATGAGCGTGCTTGAAAACCTGCGGCTGGGCGCCTTCTGCATTGAGGACAAGGCCCGCAAGGAACGCACCCTTGAATGGATATTCGACCTTTTTCCGCGTCTGCTTGAGCGCAAGGATCAGCTGGCTGGCACGCTTTCGGGCGGCGAGCAGCAGATGCTGGCCATAGGCCGGGCGCTCATGGCCGAACCGCGCCTCCTGCTGCTTGACGAGCCTTCCCTGGGCCTGGCCCCCCTGCTGGTGCGCTCCATCTTTGAGACCGTGCGGGCCATCAACAAGCGCGGCGTCACGGTGCTGCTGGTGGAACAGAACGCCCGGGCCGCCCTCAAGCTGGCATCACGCGGCTATGTGCTGGAAGTGGGCAAGGTCGTTATGGAAGACAAGGCCCAGAGCCTGCTCAACAATGCCAGCGTGCGCGAGGCATACCTGGGCGGATAGGGCTGCGCGCGCATGGTTGCCGTTGCCGCGTGCTGTACGTGGCGCTTCTTTTTTTGAAATACTTTGCGGGGGAGGGACCCTTTTGCAAAAGGGTCCCCTCCCCCACACCCCCACCCCTTAAAACTTTTAGTACACTTTGGTATGGCATGGGGTTGCTCGTTGCCACGTGCTGCGGACGTACGTTTTTCCCCCATGTAAAAACTGAATTTCCGAGCCGCCCGGCCACGTCCGCCAGCGCATGCCGGCGTTTCACGCAGAGTATTTCATGACAGGCCCTGTTCTTACGCAAGGACGGGGCCTATTTTTGCGCCATTTGGGGGGCGTGCCCCGGACGCAGGGCCACGTACAGCCCCGCCACAATGGCCGCAGCGCCCACGACATCCTGAACGCCAATGGCAGTGCCGAGAAGCAGGGCGGAGAGCGCCAGTCCCGAAAGGGGGTTGAGCATGTTGTAGGAAGCGGCCATGGACGGGCCTTGCGTGCGTATGAGCAGCAGCCACAGGGCCATGCCCGCCAGACTGACCACTACCAGCCACAGCAGCGCGGCCAGCGCGGGCCAGGTGATGTGCAAAGGGTTTGCCGGGGTCATGAAGGCGGCGGGGGCAAAGCAGAGCATGCCGCAAAGGGTCATCCAGAAGTTCAACGCAAGCAGCGGCAGGGCGTCGTACTTGCCGCGAAACAGCACCGCGCCAGCCGAAAAGGACAAGGTGGCGGCGATGGCCATGCCAAGCCCAAGCCCCGCGCCTTCGTGCAGGCCCGTAATGCCCACCATGACGACCACCCCGGCAAAGGCCACGGTAAGGCCCAGCAGTTTTCTTTTGTCAAAAGATTCCTGGCCGCGCAGGGCCGCCATGGCCATGGTCATGAAGGGTGCGCAGGAAACCACGATGACGACCCATGAAGCGGCCAGATAGCGCAGGGCGGAAAAATTCAGGCCCAGATAGACCACGTTATTGAGCAGCCCAAGAAGCAGGCCGGGCAGCATGGCCTGTCTGCCCTCAGGGCCAAGAAGTTTCTTGCCGCAAAAAAGCAGAAGCACCAGTACGGTCAGCGTAAAGCGGTAAAACAGGGTGGCGAACGGCCCCATTTCCATCACGACCACCTTGCCCGCGATGAATGCCGAACTCCATATGACGCTGAAAAACACGCCCACGGCATAGCGCTTCCACCGCCGTCTGCCGGAGCGTGCTTCAGCCGTGGCCGGAGGTTGGCCTTTATCCTCCGATATGCTGGCCTGACGGTTTTCTGCGGGGGGCTGACTCCTGCCCTGTTCGGTATTGTTCTGAAGCATATGGCTGTTCCCTGTCAGAGCGCATGGCGTGCGGTTTTGACCGGCAATGAGGCCGTCTTCCGTATGCAGCATACGCGAAAAATGGTTTCATCGGCTTGAAGCGGTGCGGAGCGCCATTGTGGAGTCACAGGTTTTGGGCAGCAATCAGCCATGAAACCGCATGCAACGCCATTTCACGCGGGGCTGGCCCCATCATGCCGTTTGTCATAATACGGCGGCGGCGCAGCTTTGTATTTGCCCGGACAGACCGCGCCTTGCGTACCCTCCAGGGCAAAAACAGCAAGCCGGTAAAAAGGCCTGCTCACCTGCCTGCTGCCGGGGTTGAAAATATTTCCCTGGTCACTGAAGAGTATTTTTTGCTTGATAATTTGTAAAATTAATATTTAGCATGTTAAAATAAGTTTGATTGATATTGGGGGAATTATGGCTTCAGATGTACTTGCTGTATCACAAAGCCGTGCCATTACGCTCGAACATTTGCGGGCCTTTGCCGAGGTTGCGCACTGCCGCAGCTTTCAGAAAGCGGGGATGAAGCTCTGTCGCAGCCAGTCAGCGATCACCCAGGCTGTGAGAAGGCTGGAGGCGCACCTCAATTGCACCCTGCTGCACCGAAGCCATGGTCATGTTGCGGGGCTCACGCCCGAAGGCGAACGTATTCTGCCGGAAATTGTCGATGT
This DNA window, taken from Desulfovibrio sp. 86, encodes the following:
- a CDS encoding ABC transporter ATP-binding protein encodes the protein MSLLQLSNIRVSYGSVEVLHGIDLRVEEGEIVTILGANGAGKSTTLLSISGLVRPSSGEILFDGQDLLRLPSHKVVGLGIAQSPEGRRVFGVMSVLENLRLGAFCIEDKARKERTLEWIFDLFPRLLERKDQLAGTLSGGEQQMLAIGRALMAEPRLLLLDEPSLGLAPLLVRSIFETVRAINKRGVTVLLVEQNARAALKLASRGYVLEVGKVVMEDKAQSLLNNASVREAYLGG
- a CDS encoding DMT family transporter, which produces MLQNNTEQGRSQPPAENRQASISEDKGQPPATAEARSGRRRWKRYAVGVFFSVIWSSAFIAGKVVVMEMGPFATLFYRFTLTVLVLLLFCGKKLLGPEGRQAMLPGLLLGLLNNVVYLGLNFSALRYLAASWVVIVVSCAPFMTMAMAALRGQESFDKRKLLGLTVAFAGVVVMVGITGLHEGAGLGLGMAIAATLSFSAGAVLFRGKYDALPLLALNFWMTLCGMLCFAPAAFMTPANPLHITWPALAALLWLVVVSLAGMALWLLLIRTQGPSMAASYNMLNPLSGLALSALLLGTAIGVQDVVGAAAIVAGLYVALRPGHAPQMAQK